The Mycobacterium sp. 3519A genome contains a region encoding:
- a CDS encoding zeta toxin family protein, with product MARKAPAPRLYVLAGVNGAGKSSIGGAMIRASGADYFNPDEAARQLMATNPGLDQVQANATAWHQGRRLLERAILERKDFAFESTLGGATMPRLLAEAASQGFEVRVFYVGLASPELHIERVRHRVQAGGHDIPESSIRRRWRHSRLNLIELLPHLTELKVYDNSADADPAAGRAPRPVLVLHLDHGAIEGPQDLSQTPEWAKPIVAAALKLS from the coding sequence ATGGCCCGCAAGGCCCCAGCTCCGCGCCTCTACGTCCTGGCCGGCGTCAACGGCGCGGGTAAGAGCAGCATCGGCGGCGCCATGATTCGCGCGTCGGGCGCCGACTATTTCAATCCCGACGAAGCGGCGCGCCAGTTGATGGCCACGAACCCGGGACTCGACCAGGTGCAGGCGAATGCGACGGCCTGGCATCAGGGCCGGCGCCTGCTCGAGCGGGCGATCCTGGAGCGCAAGGACTTTGCCTTCGAGTCCACGCTTGGCGGCGCCACCATGCCGCGCCTGCTCGCCGAGGCGGCGTCGCAGGGCTTCGAGGTCCGCGTCTTCTACGTCGGCTTGGCCAGCCCGGAGTTGCACATCGAACGGGTCCGCCACCGGGTGCAGGCCGGCGGTCACGACATCCCGGAATCCAGCATCCGCCGCCGCTGGCGGCACAGCAGACTGAACCTGATCGAGTTGCTGCCGCATCTGACCGAATTGAAGGTCTACGACAACTCCGCCGACGCCGACCCCGCCGCGGGACGCGCGCCGCGACCGGTGTTGGTGTTGCACCTCGACCACGGTGCAATCGAAGGCCCGCAGGATCTTTCGCAGACGCCGGAGTGGGCCAAGCCGATCGTCGCGGCCGCACTGAAATTGAGTTGA
- a CDS encoding homoserine O-acetyltransferase, with the protein MTLSEVRVDVAPLPAEGEVGHVDIGTLTLENGAVIDDVTIAVQRWGELSPSRDNVVVVLHALTGDSHVTGPTGPGDETEGWWEGVAGPGAPIDTNRWCAIATNVLGGFRGSTGPSSVAPDGKPWGSRFPLVSVRDQVEADVAALAALGITEVAAVVGGSMGGARALEWIVGYPDKVRAALVLAVGARATADQIGTQSTQIAAIKSDPNWCDGDYYGTGRSPDVGMEIARRFAHLTYRGEDELDARFGNDPQGGEDPSTGGRYAVQSYLEHQGRKLLKRFDAGTYVALSEALSSHDVGRGRGGVEAALRGCPVPVVVGGITSDRLYPIRLQEELAELLPGCTELNVVDSIYGHDGFLLETEAVGKLIRRTLELAER; encoded by the coding sequence ATGACACTGTCCGAAGTGAGAGTTGACGTGGCACCGCTGCCCGCAGAAGGCGAAGTCGGCCATGTCGACATCGGCACGCTGACGCTGGAGAACGGCGCGGTGATCGACGACGTGACGATCGCGGTGCAGCGGTGGGGCGAGTTGTCGCCAAGCCGCGACAACGTGGTCGTCGTGCTGCACGCGCTGACCGGCGATTCCCACGTCACCGGCCCGACCGGTCCCGGTGACGAGACCGAGGGCTGGTGGGAAGGCGTCGCCGGGCCTGGTGCGCCGATCGACACCAACCGCTGGTGTGCGATCGCCACCAACGTGCTGGGCGGCTTCCGCGGCTCGACGGGCCCGAGTTCTGTTGCGCCGGACGGAAAGCCGTGGGGCTCGCGGTTCCCTCTCGTCTCGGTGCGCGATCAGGTCGAGGCCGATGTGGCCGCGCTGGCTGCGCTCGGCATCACCGAGGTCGCGGCGGTGGTCGGCGGCTCGATGGGCGGCGCGCGGGCGCTGGAGTGGATCGTCGGCTACCCCGACAAGGTCCGCGCCGCGCTGGTGCTGGCGGTCGGCGCGCGCGCGACCGCCGACCAGATCGGCACCCAGAGCACCCAGATCGCGGCCATCAAGTCCGACCCGAACTGGTGCGACGGCGACTACTACGGCACTGGGCGCTCACCCGATGTCGGCATGGAGATCGCGCGACGCTTCGCGCATTTGACGTATCGCGGCGAGGACGAACTCGACGCCAGGTTCGGCAACGATCCGCAGGGCGGCGAGGACCCTTCGACCGGCGGGCGCTACGCGGTGCAGAGCTACCTGGAACACCAGGGCCGCAAATTGCTCAAGCGGTTCGATGCGGGCACCTATGTGGCGCTGTCCGAAGCGCTGTCCAGCCACGACGTGGGCCGCGGCCGCGGCGGCGTCGAAGCGGCCCTGCGCGGCTGCCCCGTGCCCGTCGTCGTCGGTGGCATCACGTCGGACCGGTTGTACCCGATTCGGCTGCAGGAGGAATTGGCGGAGCTGCTGCCCGGTTGTACCGAGCTGAACGTGGTCGACTCCATCTACGGCCACGACGGCTTTCTCTTGGAGACCGAGGCGGTGGGCAAGCTGATTCGTCGAACGTTGGAGTTGGCCGAACGGTGA
- a CDS encoding TetR/AcrR family transcriptional regulator yields MGLRERKKLGTRWALSNAALELALERGLENVTREDIANRAGVSLRTFNNYFTGKYEAVAFRQVDRTRQSLTIFRQRPADEPLWSAITESMLAPLEAAGATDVRPTPAELAVIRELLSARDMRAALTRELFADWVDAVAERTGLDPVRDMYPRLVVAVVRAVGETAMETYANADPPVAYTELLRRGLADVAAGLPER; encoded by the coding sequence ATGGGACTGCGTGAGCGCAAGAAGCTCGGCACCCGCTGGGCGCTCAGCAATGCCGCGTTGGAGCTCGCGCTCGAGCGGGGGCTCGAGAACGTCACCCGCGAAGACATCGCCAACCGGGCCGGCGTATCGCTGCGTACTTTCAACAACTACTTCACGGGCAAGTACGAGGCGGTCGCGTTCCGCCAGGTCGACCGGACCCGGCAGAGTCTCACGATCTTTCGTCAGCGGCCAGCCGACGAGCCGTTGTGGTCGGCGATCACCGAGTCGATGCTTGCGCCGCTGGAAGCCGCGGGCGCCACCGACGTCCGGCCGACCCCCGCAGAGTTGGCCGTCATTCGCGAACTGCTGTCGGCGCGGGACATGCGGGCAGCGCTGACGCGAGAACTGTTCGCCGACTGGGTCGATGCGGTCGCCGAACGCACCGGGCTGGACCCGGTGCGCGATATGTATCCGCGGTTGGTCGTCGCCGTCGTCAGGGCGGTCGGCGAAACGGCGATGGAGACGTACGCCAACGCCGATCCGCCGGTGGCCTATACCGAGTTGCTGCGTCGCGGCCTTGCCGATGTCGCCGCTGGACTGCCTGAAAGGTGA
- a CDS encoding DUF3017 domain-containing protein has protein sequence MTLKEFTRKVFGGQWPILLVGVIIIAAFGLVVAGYWRRGALVLAIGVGVAAAFRLALPEDRVGLLAVRSRTIDFVTTASVSAAMLYVAWTIDPLGTS, from the coding sequence GTGACCCTGAAAGAGTTCACCCGCAAGGTGTTTGGCGGGCAGTGGCCGATCCTGCTCGTCGGCGTGATCATCATCGCGGCGTTCGGTCTGGTGGTCGCGGGTTATTGGCGACGCGGGGCGCTGGTGCTCGCCATCGGTGTCGGCGTCGCGGCGGCGTTCCGGCTGGCGCTGCCCGAAGACCGGGTGGGGCTGCTCGCGGTGCGCAGCAGGACCATCGACTTCGTCACGACCGCGTCGGTCAGCGCGGCGATGCTCTACGTCGCGTGGACGATCGACCCGCTGGGCACCAGCTAG
- a CDS encoding NADH:flavin oxidoreductase translates to MNTQPNVFTPAKLGPVTLRNRIIKAATFEASTPNALVTDDLITYHRLPAAGGVGMTTVAYLAVSKGGRTEGNAVWWRPEALPGLKKLTEAIHAEGAAISAQIGHAGPVANARSTQAPAYAPVRFFNPLSMRFARKATRDDIADIIKAHADAARYAIDCGFDAVEIHLGHNYFASSFLSPLINRRSDEFGGSLENRAKVARGLVTAVRRVVKDQIAVTAKLNMADGVRGGISTDESLQTAKWLEEDGGLDAIELTAGSSLVNPMYLFRGGAPVKEFAGAFKPPLRWGIRMAGKKFFREYPYREAYLLRDAKLFRAELKMPLILLGGITNRETMDLAMAEGFDFVAMGRALLAEPDLINRIQADSAVRSACTHCNICMSTIYSHTHCVVTGSPDWLLPLR, encoded by the coding sequence ATGAACACTCAGCCCAATGTGTTCACCCCGGCCAAACTCGGCCCGGTGACGCTGCGCAATCGGATCATCAAGGCCGCGACGTTCGAGGCGTCGACGCCGAACGCGCTCGTCACCGACGACCTGATCACCTATCACCGATTGCCCGCCGCGGGCGGCGTCGGCATGACGACGGTGGCGTACCTGGCCGTGTCCAAGGGTGGGCGCACCGAGGGCAACGCCGTCTGGTGGCGACCCGAGGCCCTGCCGGGATTGAAGAAGCTGACCGAGGCCATCCACGCCGAGGGCGCCGCGATCAGCGCGCAGATCGGCCATGCCGGCCCGGTCGCCAACGCCCGCTCCACGCAGGCGCCCGCGTACGCGCCGGTGCGGTTCTTCAACCCGCTGTCGATGCGCTTCGCCAGGAAGGCCACCCGCGACGACATCGCCGACATCATCAAAGCGCACGCCGACGCCGCCCGCTACGCCATCGACTGCGGCTTCGACGCGGTCGAAATCCATCTGGGCCACAACTACTTCGCCAGCTCGTTCCTCAGCCCGCTGATCAACCGGCGCTCCGACGAATTCGGCGGCTCACTCGAGAACCGGGCCAAGGTGGCGCGCGGCCTGGTGACCGCGGTCCGCCGCGTCGTCAAGGACCAGATCGCGGTGACCGCGAAGCTCAACATGGCCGACGGCGTGCGCGGCGGCATCTCGACCGACGAGTCGCTGCAGACGGCCAAGTGGCTCGAAGAAGACGGCGGCCTCGACGCCATCGAACTGACCGCGGGCAGCTCACTGGTCAACCCGATGTACCTGTTCCGCGGCGGCGCGCCGGTCAAGGAGTTCGCCGGCGCGTTCAAGCCGCCGCTGCGGTGGGGCATCCGGATGGCCGGCAAGAAGTTCTTCCGCGAGTACCCATATCGCGAGGCGTACCTGTTGCGCGACGCCAAGCTGTTCCGCGCCGAACTGAAGATGCCGCTGATCCTGCTCGGCGGCATCACCAACCGGGAGACCATGGACCTCGCGATGGCAGAAGGGTTCGACTTCGTCGCGATGGGTCGCGCGCTGTTGGCCGAACCCGATCTGATCAACAGGATCCAGGCCGACAGCGCGGTGCGCTCGGCGTGCACGCACTGCAACATCTGCATGTCGACGATCTACAGCCACACCCACTGCGTGGTGACCGGATCACCGGACTGGCTGCTGCCGCTGCGATGA
- a CDS encoding FAD-dependent oxidoreductase, translated as MSMSENQVVISGAGPNGLMVACELALAGVRPVVLERLSAPSDEPKANGMIGQVVRLLDMRGLYHRFTGSDEPPKPMYEWIFSGMRVPLTGMSDSPMYGLPIQQPRLVRFLLERAQDLGVEVRWGHELIGVDPRSDGVTVTVSTADETYRIDATYLVGADGGRSTVRKLAGIDFPGHTSDMVARIAHVGVPPEMHSAAGGIDVPGFGPVPFGHNRLNNGGIIFAEMEPGRPLVGTIEFNQQADDSAPMTLDELRDSARRVLGVDLPVDPPRGDGPHALRRIAGQNTRQADRYRVGNIFLVGDSAHVHSAMGGPGLNLGMQDAMNLGWKLAAAVNGWAPPGLLDTYHSERFPVGERVMMQSLSQTALFRPGPEIAALRTLFAELLQLPGVGAHMAHLLAGSDVRYDTGDGHPLSGRLVPDLTLDDGRRVAELLHCGRPVLLDLSGCVGDAADEWADRVDVVTGSTADIDAMAILIRPDGYVAWAADTFDADDGERLREALRRWVGELATTRVSPGCRP; from the coding sequence ATGTCGATGTCCGAAAACCAAGTGGTCATTTCCGGGGCAGGCCCCAACGGCTTGATGGTGGCGTGCGAGCTTGCGCTGGCCGGTGTGCGGCCCGTCGTGCTCGAGCGGCTGTCCGCGCCCAGCGACGAACCCAAGGCCAACGGCATGATCGGCCAGGTGGTGCGGCTACTCGACATGCGCGGGCTCTACCACAGGTTCACCGGGTCCGACGAACCGCCAAAACCGATGTACGAGTGGATATTCAGCGGTATGCGGGTGCCGTTGACCGGGATGTCGGACAGCCCGATGTACGGTCTGCCGATCCAGCAGCCGCGCCTTGTCCGGTTTCTGCTCGAACGCGCACAGGACCTGGGTGTCGAAGTGCGATGGGGGCACGAGTTGATCGGGGTGGACCCGCGCTCCGACGGCGTGACGGTCACCGTGTCCACCGCTGACGAGACATACCGGATCGACGCCACCTACCTGGTCGGCGCCGACGGTGGCCGCAGCACCGTGCGCAAGCTGGCGGGGATCGACTTTCCCGGCCATACGTCCGACATGGTGGCCCGGATCGCGCACGTCGGTGTTCCGCCGGAAATGCATTCCGCCGCAGGCGGAATCGACGTGCCCGGCTTCGGTCCCGTGCCGTTTGGCCATAACCGTCTGAACAACGGCGGCATCATCTTCGCCGAGATGGAGCCGGGCAGGCCGCTGGTCGGGACCATCGAGTTCAACCAGCAGGCCGACGATTCGGCTCCGATGACGCTGGACGAGTTACGCGACAGCGCGCGACGCGTGCTGGGCGTCGACCTGCCCGTCGACCCGCCGCGCGGCGACGGCCCGCATGCGTTGCGTCGCATCGCCGGACAGAACACCCGGCAGGCGGACCGGTACCGGGTGGGCAACATCTTCCTGGTCGGCGACTCGGCGCACGTGCACTCCGCGATGGGAGGCCCCGGCCTGAACCTCGGCATGCAGGACGCCATGAACCTCGGCTGGAAACTGGCTGCCGCAGTCAACGGGTGGGCCCCTCCCGGCCTGCTCGACACGTATCACAGCGAGCGGTTCCCGGTCGGCGAGCGCGTGATGATGCAGTCCTTGTCGCAGACCGCGCTGTTCCGGCCAGGGCCCGAGATCGCCGCGCTGCGAACACTTTTCGCTGAGTTACTGCAGTTGCCGGGTGTCGGCGCGCACATGGCGCACCTGCTGGCTGGTTCGGACGTCCGCTACGACACCGGCGACGGGCATCCGCTGTCGGGCCGCCTCGTGCCCGATCTGACGCTCGACGACGGACGCCGGGTGGCCGAACTGCTGCACTGCGGGCGTCCCGTCCTGCTCGACCTGTCCGGCTGTGTGGGTGACGCCGCCGACGAGTGGGCCGACCGTGTCGACGTCGTCACCGGTTCCACCGCCGACATCGACGCGATGGCGATCCTCATCCGGCCTGACGGCTATGTCGCCTGGGCCGCAGACACTTTCGACGCGGATGACGGCGAGCGGTTGCGCGAGGCGCTGCGGCGATGGGTCGGCGAGTTGGCGACTACGCGAGTGTCGCCCGGATGCCGACCGTGA
- a CDS encoding type II toxin-antitoxin system prevent-host-death family antitoxin — MATLTFRNRDGELVDVPTVAATRFKNEFGTIFEQASLGGAVAITKHNTPKAVLLSYAEFEALTKASTPALDDLSEDFDRLLEKMQTPKARSAMASAFDASPEQLGRAAVKAARAKR, encoded by the coding sequence ATGGCGACCTTGACATTCCGAAACCGCGACGGCGAGCTGGTCGACGTCCCGACCGTCGCCGCCACCCGCTTCAAGAACGAGTTCGGCACGATCTTCGAGCAGGCCTCCCTCGGCGGCGCGGTGGCGATCACCAAGCACAACACTCCGAAGGCGGTGTTGTTGTCCTACGCGGAATTCGAGGCGCTGACAAAGGCCAGCACGCCCGCCCTCGACGACCTGTCCGAGGATTTCGACCGGCTGCTGGAGAAGATGCAGACGCCGAAAGCCAGGTCGGCGATGGCGTCGGCGTTCGACGCGTCACCGGAACAACTGGGCCGCGCCGCGGTCAAGGCAGCCCGCGCCAAGCGCTGA
- a CDS encoding bifunctional methylenetetrahydrofolate dehydrogenase/methenyltetrahydrofolate cyclohydrolase: MGAITLDGKATRDEIFVDLKHRVAALTAAGRTPGLGTVLVGDDPGSQAYVRGKHADCAKVGINSIRRDLPADISQAKLDETIDELNANPECTGYIVQLPLPKHLNENAALERVDPGKDADGLHPTNLGRLVLNEPAPLPCTPRGIVHLLRRYEVEIAGAQVVVIGRGVTVGRPLGLLLTRRSENATVTLCHTATRHLPELAREADIIIAAAGMPHMVTAEMVRPGAAVVDVGVSRDAEGKLVGDVHPDVWEVAGHVSPNPGGVGPLTRAFLLTNVVERAEALAK, translated from the coding sequence GTGGGTGCGATCACACTGGACGGTAAGGCCACGCGCGACGAGATCTTCGTCGACCTCAAACATCGGGTTGCGGCCCTGACCGCGGCAGGCAGGACGCCCGGACTGGGCACGGTTCTGGTCGGCGACGACCCCGGATCGCAGGCCTATGTGCGCGGTAAGCACGCCGACTGCGCGAAGGTCGGCATCAACTCGATCCGGCGCGACCTGCCCGCCGACATCAGCCAGGCCAAGCTCGACGAGACCATCGACGAACTCAACGCCAACCCGGAGTGCACCGGGTACATCGTCCAGTTGCCGCTGCCCAAACATCTCAACGAGAACGCCGCGCTGGAGCGTGTCGACCCGGGCAAGGACGCCGACGGACTGCATCCGACCAACCTCGGCAGGCTGGTTCTCAACGAGCCAGCGCCGTTGCCGTGCACACCGCGCGGTATCGTGCACCTGTTGCGCCGCTACGAGGTGGAGATCGCGGGCGCCCAGGTGGTGGTGATCGGGCGCGGCGTCACGGTCGGCAGGCCGCTCGGCCTGTTGCTGACGCGCCGGTCGGAGAATGCGACGGTGACGTTGTGCCACACCGCAACTCGGCATCTCCCTGAGCTGGCGCGCGAGGCCGACATCATCATCGCCGCGGCCGGGATGCCACACATGGTGACCGCCGAGATGGTGCGGCCAGGGGCCGCCGTGGTCGACGTCGGGGTGTCGCGCGACGCGGAAGGCAAGCTCGTCGGCGACGTGCATCCCGACGTGTGGGAAGTCGCGGGTCATGTATCGCCCAATCCGGGCGGGGTGGGCCCGCTGACGCGGGCGTTCCTGCTGACCAACGTCGTCGAGCGCGCCGAAGCCTTGGCCAAGTGA
- a CDS encoding bifunctional o-acetylhomoserine/o-acetylserine sulfhydrylase, with the protein MSTENTLDDPKARWSFETKQVHAGQTPDIATNARALPIYQTTSYTFNSTEHAAALFGLAEPGNIYTRIMNPTQDVVEQRIAALEGGVAALFLASGQAAEHFAILNLANAGDHIVSSPRLYGGTYNLFHYTLPKLGIEVSFVEDPDDLDSWRAAVRPNTKAFFGETISNPQNDILDIPNVAAVAHDAGVPLIVDNTVATPYLVQPLAHGADIVVHSATKYLGGHGAAIAGVIVDGGTFDWTNGKFPGFTTPDPSYHGVVFAELGPPAFALKARVQLLRDLGSAAAPFNAFLVAQGLETLSLRVERHVANAQKVAEYLAGHPDVISVNYAGLPTSPWYELGKKLAPKGTGAVLAFELAGGIDAGKAFVNALTLHSHVANIGDVRSLVIHPASTTHAQLTPEEQLATGVTPGLVRLAVGIEGIDDILADLEQGFAAAKPFNSSGSADPKATAAF; encoded by the coding sequence ATGAGCACCGAAAACACCCTCGACGACCCGAAGGCCAGATGGTCATTCGAGACCAAACAGGTCCACGCAGGCCAGACCCCCGACATCGCGACCAACGCCAGGGCGCTGCCCATCTACCAGACCACGTCGTACACGTTCAACAGCACCGAGCACGCGGCCGCGCTGTTCGGCCTCGCCGAGCCCGGCAACATCTACACCCGGATCATGAACCCGACCCAGGACGTCGTCGAGCAGCGCATCGCCGCGCTCGAGGGCGGGGTCGCCGCGCTGTTCCTGGCCTCCGGCCAGGCTGCCGAGCACTTCGCGATCCTCAACCTCGCCAACGCGGGCGACCACATCGTGTCGAGCCCGCGACTGTACGGCGGCACCTACAACCTCTTCCACTACACGCTGCCGAAGCTCGGCATCGAGGTCAGCTTCGTCGAGGATCCCGACGATCTGGACTCCTGGCGGGCGGCCGTGCGGCCCAACACCAAGGCGTTCTTCGGCGAGACCATCTCCAACCCGCAGAACGACATCCTCGACATCCCCAACGTCGCGGCCGTCGCGCACGACGCCGGTGTACCGCTGATCGTCGACAACACCGTCGCCACCCCGTACCTGGTCCAGCCGCTGGCTCACGGCGCCGACATCGTCGTGCACTCGGCCACCAAGTACCTGGGCGGACACGGCGCGGCGATCGCGGGCGTGATCGTCGACGGCGGCACCTTCGACTGGACCAACGGCAAGTTCCCAGGCTTCACCACCCCGGACCCCAGCTACCACGGTGTGGTGTTCGCCGAACTCGGCCCGCCCGCGTTCGCGCTGAAAGCCCGCGTGCAACTGCTGCGGGATCTCGGTTCGGCCGCCGCGCCGTTCAACGCGTTCCTCGTCGCACAGGGCCTGGAAACGTTGAGCCTGCGTGTTGAGCGGCACGTGGCGAACGCGCAGAAGGTGGCCGAATACCTGGCCGGTCATCCCGATGTCATCTCGGTGAACTACGCCGGGCTGCCGACGTCGCCGTGGTACGAGCTGGGAAAGAAGCTGGCCCCCAAGGGAACCGGCGCGGTGCTGGCTTTCGAGCTGGCCGGTGGCATCGACGCGGGCAAGGCGTTCGTCAACGCGCTGACGCTGCACAGCCACGTCGCCAACATCGGCGACGTGCGGTCGCTGGTGATCCACCCGGCGTCGACCACGCACGCCCAGCTCACTCCTGAGGAGCAGTTGGCCACCGGCGTGACGCCGGGACTGGTCCGCCTCGCGGTCGGCATCGAGGGCATCGACGACATCCTGGCCGACCTCGAACAGGGTTTCGCGGCCGCGAAGCCGTTCAACTCCTCGGGTTCGGCGGACCCCAAAGCGACGGCGGCGTTCTGA
- a CDS encoding class I SAM-dependent methyltransferase — protein MSHSRQQRSLSFGAEAAAYERGRPSYPPEAIDWLLPDGAVDVLDLGAGTGKLTTRLVERGLNVFAVDPIPEMLELLSNSLPDTPALLGTAEEIPLPDDSVDAVLVAQAWHWFDPELAAKEIARVLRPGGRLGLVWNTRDERLGWVKDLGRIIGHEEDPLSHKVTLPASFTDVERHHVEWTSYLTPQALIDLVASRSYCITSPEKVRTRTLEQVRELLATHPALANTNGLALPYVTVGIRATLA, from the coding sequence GTGAGCCATTCCAGGCAGCAGCGTTCACTGTCGTTCGGCGCGGAGGCCGCGGCATACGAGCGGGGGCGGCCGTCTTACCCGCCCGAAGCCATCGACTGGCTGCTGCCCGACGGGGCGGTCGACGTGCTCGACCTGGGTGCGGGCACCGGAAAGCTGACCACCCGGCTGGTCGAACGCGGCCTCAATGTCTTCGCCGTGGACCCGATCCCGGAAATGCTGGAGCTGCTGAGCAATTCGCTGCCTGATACGCCTGCGCTGCTTGGCACGGCCGAGGAGATCCCGCTGCCCGACGACAGCGTCGACGCGGTGCTGGTCGCGCAGGCCTGGCATTGGTTCGACCCCGAACTCGCGGCGAAGGAGATCGCCCGCGTGCTGCGGCCTGGCGGCCGGCTTGGCCTGGTGTGGAACACCCGCGACGAACGGCTGGGCTGGGTCAAAGACCTGGGCCGCATCATCGGCCACGAAGAAGACCCGTTGAGCCACAAGGTGACGCTGCCCGCGTCGTTCACCGACGTCGAGCGCCACCACGTCGAGTGGACCAGCTACCTGACGCCGCAGGCGCTGATCGACCTGGTCGCCTCGCGCAGCTACTGCATCACCTCACCGGAGAAGGTGCGCACCCGCACCCTCGAGCAGGTGCGCGAGTTGTTGGCCACCCATCCGGCGCTGGCCAACACCAACGGCCTGGCGCTGCCATACGTCACGGTCGGCATCCGGGCGACACTCGCGTAG